The genomic DNA ACAATACAATGGAAATAACCAAGTATGACAATACTGATTATACCCTTAATTGATTAGCTACCGTTAGATAAAAACCCTAACTTACTAACCCTTTTTAGTTAGCCCCCAACGGTTCATACAAGATAAATGCCaatcaattacaattaaaacCCTAGGGTCGTCACAATCTCCTTCCCTTCAAataattcttgtccccaagaattgataGCTGCTGACCCTGTTCTTCAACCAATTCAAGCCTTAACAATCTggtttatttttctcctctttctccttgctttctttctccttcgaAGCTTTGGCCCGTCTTCTCTTGACCTctattgcttttgtttttcttgcaaaaataaaatgtagACTCCAAGGATCGCTATGTCAAGGCTCCCTTCTCCCGAACCAAAAAATAGCAACCTCCTTTACCACAATATCAAAGCTCACGAACCAAATGGCAACACCCTTCTCTTCCTTCATCTTCCAAATTTAGGCTACACTAGGTGACATGACAGCAATACCATCATATTGCCTGGGatcaaaattactcaaaaataGCAAGGAGATTTTCTTCGATTGGAATTATCTTAAGCTGTGACTCCTCAATCTTTTCCAAAACCAAAGGCAAAGAAGCTATACTCTTAGAATCTGCTTCCTTAGAACCATTCATGCCCTCTGCCTCCAATATTTGTCTTTGGTCTGAATCCTCATCGGTTACCTGTCCACCCTCAACAATTTCAATATCAGCTTCCTTGGATCCTATGTAAAGTTGTTTTGATTCGGATTGTTTCGTCAAAACTCCTTTAGCTTTATGTGGTCCGTTACAAACTTGCAAGGTTCTCTTACGGTAATTATCCAGTGGCAGTCCATACTTTCTGTAAATGGCTTCCAGTGCCAATTCATGCAGCCTTGCCTTCTCCGCAGCTTGTTCTACTGTAGTAGGACAACATATTTGCACGTTAAGCCTTAGCGCATCGTCAAGACCAGTAGTGAATTTCGACACAAAGTAAGAGTCATTCAAGATTGGATGGGAGTTGAGCATCAGCACTTTTCATTCCTCAAACTTGACCTTGTAATCTATTATAGAGCCTTCTTGTTTTAGGTTATTGAGTTCTTCACTGTATCTCTAATCTTTGACCTGGTTTAATTTTACTCCATCTACTGTCTGCCAACTAAAAGCATTAGGTATGCTTCCATTGCTTGCTCAAACTGGCCCTACTGTGGATCTAGGGCTTTCCTTTATCTCTAAAAGCTAACCCCATGGACGAGTAATGTCAAGACCTCCACCTGTCGTCGATTCTAACCTCTTCCTCTGAATAATCGAATCCCAATACTCCTTAGAAAGTAACTCAGCTGGAAGGTGAATTTGAAATTGTTTGGCCACCACGATTATAATCTCATCCAACTGTCTATTGATTTAGTGCATGTTTCTTCAAATTTTGTGTCCATGGCTCGCTTCTAAAACTACTTCCTATGCGTAACTTCCTTTCCCAAATTTGATCGAGTTTGTACTGCCTTCAAGTTGACCTATTATCAACTTCTAAATTCATCGAAATTCCGTCCGAAATTACCTCACAGCAATAGCCCAGGACAAATTTCCAAGAATTTGCCCCAAGTCAGTGGTATGAAATTCATTGAATTAGAATTTGGATCCTCGACCACTGACTTGGATCCTCGACCACTAACTTCTAAATTCATTGAATTGTCCAGATCCAAGTCAGTGGTCGAGGATTGTTTGGCTTTGAATTTTCCCCAATATCACCGTTGTTTTGGCTCACCTACTGCACCGAGTCGCCTGCACCCTCTTGCCTCCAAGATCCGTTCTTGGACCTCGTTTGATGCCAAGAACACTGTTGGGCTCGCTCGTCTCACCATGCTGGACCCAATTGCGATCGCCCAATTCTTGGGTCAAAGGAATTTTGCCAGAATTCCTTGGGTCTACCTCGTTTTCTCGCTACAGTAAGAATCGCTCACCACAATTCTAACTGGAGTCCTACGGAATTTGGGATGGGTTCTGATAGCTTCAAACTCGCTCTTAAGAGTCGTCGGAAGCACCATCAAAACACTTGGCCAAGTCGTTTTCCAAAGTCAAACAAGAAATTCTGGTTGGCTACTCCACTCCGTATTCAACTTGCTTGTTCGAGTTTGTTGGAATCACCGCAATTCACCAACCGGAACCGAATTTAGCAAAATTCACAACCACTCCAGATACCAGCTTTGTGTTCATTGCCGTCACACTCCCGTACGCGTCCGATTCTCAAATTGGCAAACCCACCTACCACCTCCTAGCCCTTCAATGTTAGCTTCCAATTACCTGGATTGATGACCCTGTACGCTTCCGATTCTTGAATCGATGAGCCTACTAGCCACCTCCAATCCCTTCGACGTTGGCTTCCAATTACTCGGATCGATGACCCCACCGGCCACTGCCTATTCCGTCGGCGATAGCTTCCCTAACAGACCCACGACGCCAACTACCCAGacgttggctctgataccactagtTAAGACCCTAGggttcctagggtttgaatagaaatttagaagaagaaaaatagaattagagGGAGAGACAGAATAGATTAAGGGGAAaaaagagaacgagagagagagaattgaaggGAAGACTTGTCATTATTCTCGATGATACTTCCTTACTGCTGTGTAGGTCTCTTTATAGAGCCTCTAGTACACTTCATCAGCTAATTCAACCACCTAACTAACATACCTAATAGCCTAACCCTTTTTAGTTAGCCCCCAACGACTCATACAAGATAAATGCCaatcaattacaattataaccctagggtcgtgacaacaTCTTACACCTTAGAATAAGCTTTCTTAATTCTCTCCTGAATGTCCTTAGCCGTAGATAAAAACATATAGTTCTTGCTTACCTTGGGTAGCATTAAACTCCAAAGCCATGACATCAGCATTGAATCTTCTACATCCCAAGCAACAAGCGTCGGATTTGAGGCTTTAGGTGCTAGACCAATAAGGTGAGCAATCTTCCCCCGACCCTTCAGAAACATTCTCACCAGCTGAGACCACTGAAGGTAATTCCCACCATCTAGGCGGTATGAATGGTGCATTCCTAGCAGCTCACCAACAGAGGCACCACCGATTGGTTGTTTGATTGGCATTGTTTCTCTCGTTGAGATGGGAGAAGTCGTTTTAGAAATTTCAAACATTATGTGAGATTACAACAAAACAGTAAAGGGAAAATAGAGAGTAATTGTGGCAATGAAGTCTCACAACGAATGATTCGAGAGAataggctttgataccatgcaAAAAATAGATCAAAAGATGTGTAGGAGGAACAAAGAATTATATTTCTCCTAATAACTTGAATTGAATATTACactccctattaatagggacaAAGAATACAATATAGGAAAGATAAACAGTAAGGAAAGTTAAGTTGTACACTAtacaaaaaatcaaagatatAAGAACAAGAACATGCAATATCTAAATCTGAATAACTTCTTTCTAAACACTAAAGATTGAATCTGTGCTAATTTAGGAAGATTAGGCCAAGAGATCATAGTCCAATTTTCCCATAATCTCGTGAATCAATCAACATCAACCTATATGACTAACAATATTATACCAGCCTTTGATTGTTATAGAACACAAAATGATCACAGGAACTTTTTTTAAGCCCAAACTCTTGAACAACCTCACTAAATTTCCCAAACCAAGCATGAAGACtctgttttagaccatatagaGATTTTCGAAGTTTACAGATCTTGTCTGAGTCCCCCTAAGCAACAAACCCAAGTGGTTGCTTCATATAGACTTCCTCCTGTAGGTTACCatgaagaaaagcattctttacatcaaattgataGAGGGGCTAATCATTAGTAGCAACTATAGAGACAAACAAGCAAACAAAAGCAAGTTTAGCCACTGGAGAAAATgtatcaaaataaccaaaactaTAGGTTTGAGCATACCCTTTTGCAACCAAACGAGCTTTAAGCCGAGCCACAGAACCATTAGGATTAACTTTGACAACAAAGACCCATTTGTATCCAATAGTCGTCTTCCCAAAAAGTAAAGGAACTAGATCCCAAGTACTATATTCTCATCCAAGGCCCACATCTCATCAACCATAGTCTCACGCCAACTGGTGTTGAAAGAGCTTTGGATAAACATTTAGGAACCAAGACCAAATCAAAAGATGAAATAAAGCACTAAGGGAGGAAGACAAATGTGTGtaagaagcaaaagaagatACAGGATGAGTACATTGACATTTACCTTTGCAAAGAGCAATGGGAAGGTCAAGGCTCAAATCCGGAGATGGAAGAATAGGGGTAGTCGTGGTGGTATGAGGATCCATAGACAAAGAAGAAGCCAATGGAGGATGTGAAGCCAAAGCCTTGTGAGTGGTCACAGTGTAGACCAAAATATCGTCATACTCATGTTCAGTGGAGATAGGAAAAAACGGTGTGgttcaaagaaggtaacatagGCAGAGACTGAGTACTGGCCAAGAGTAGGAGAAAAACAACGATAACCATTCTGAGTACGAGAGTATCCAAGAAAAACACACTTACAAGACTTTGGATCCAACTTAGACAAGTGAGGACGGACATCACAGACAAAACAACTGCAACCAAAGATATGAGGTTCAATAGGGAAGAGAGATTGAGAAGGAAATAAGATAGAGTAGGGAATATCCCCCCAAGGATAGACAAAGGCATGCAATTAAGTAAGAATCAGGCAGTAGAGAATGCATCAGCTAAAAAAGATTTTGGAACTTCCATGTGGAAAAAAAAAGCACAAGCAGTTTCCAAGAGgtgtctattttttctttcagtaACACCATTATGGGGGTGGGGGTATCAACACAAGATGATTCATGAAGAATGCCATGTTGTGATAGAAAAGAGGTAAATGGAGTAGAAAAATATCCAGCTGCATTATCGCTACGTAAAACACGCACATTAGTATGAAATATAGAGAATAATTCAAAGTGAGATTTCATTAGAGCCACATAGCGCGAGAATAATCGTCaacaaatgttacaaaatacCGATATCCAGACTTAGAAGGTACTAGACATGGACTCCAAACATCAAAATGGATTAACATAAAAGGGGATGAAGTGCGTTTATTAATGCTAGGGAAATAAGACACTCAGTGATGTTTAGCAAACTGACATAACTCACATTCTAAatgagataaagaagaaaaatgaggagaCGACTTCTTCAAGGTTGATAAAGAGGGATGTTCCAAACGACAGTGGAGATCAAGAGGAGAGAGGACACTGGAGCAAGCGGCTAGTTGTGGAACTGAAGGCGTAGAAGTAGTGTCAAGAAGATACAGGCCACTAGACTCATACCCTTTACCaataatcttcttcgtcataAGATCCTGAAAGACTCAATGGGTAGGAAAAAATGAGACACAACAATTAAGGACACAAGTAAGTTTATTGATAGAGagtaaattaaaagagaaatcaGGTTGGCATAAAACAGAAGACAATGAAAAAGATGGAGTAGGATGGGCAAGCCCAAAGCCTACTATAGATGCGATGGATCAGCTAATATCACATTAGGGAAAGAAGTTGGGAATCAAAGGATGAGAGAATACCTGGGTTCCTGATCGTATGATCTATAGCACCGGAATCAATGACCCATTTGATAGAGGATGACATAAGACATGTAGTAGGATTACTTGAGCTATCACTAATGGTTATCGAGGCATTGATAGATGATTTAGAGGCTTGGCATTGGGTAAAACGAGTATATTCATTAGCAGAGATTAGAACTGTTTGTTTAAAAGGGCTCTTATCATGAGTAGCAATATTGGCAACAAACGACTATGAGGGTTTCCCAAGAAGCTTCCAACAAGTGCATTTAGTGTGACGAACTTCACCGCAGTGATAACATGTAGGTCTATTGCTAGTGTCCAAACCACGACCCCCACTTCCACTAGGATGACCATTATGCTTTCCTCCACGACCACACTTTCCACCATGATGTTCATTTGCAGTCTAGTTACTGCGACTGACAAGGGCTGAATTGGTACCTAGAGGAGGATGAGAAATTTCGACTCGTAGAACCCTAGTAAAGACATCACAAAGAGATCCAAGCTCTGGGCTGGACAAAATCTGCGTGTAGGCAGCATCAAACTCTGCTTGTAAGCCTGCCAAAAAGCTCATAACAGCCATCTGTTCAAGCTGGGATTGCTGCATTTCTACATCAGTACTAAAGGGAAGAAGATAATTCAACTCTTACACCCATTTGAAATCCATAAAATATTCGGTAAGAGTCCTATCCTGTTTTTCTGGAGGTAAAACTCCTTACATACACCATAGATGCTCAAAACATTACCTTTACCGGAGTATAGCAAGGCTAGGTAATCCATAAGCTCCTTAATGAATTCACAATGGTTCACTAGGCCAATTACCTCGGTGTCGATAGAGTTTCGAATCTGCAGAAATATCTTGGCATCCTCACGCAGCCATGCCTTTTTTGCAGCAGCATTCGATGGTGGTTCATCTATGAGATGGTCATCTCTTTCAATGCTGAGAAGATATACCCGAACAGTTTTGCTCCGGTCCAAATAGTTCCTATAATTAAGTTTGTGCTCTGTGATTTTTGTTGTCATAGGAATGACATCAGAAATGACAGTGTTGACCTTAGCAGCCACTTGTTTGGTAGCATTAGTGGTGTTTGGTTCCTGGTAGAGTTGGCAAATGGGCCGAGCGGCCCATGGGCCTGCCCGGCCCTGGCTCATTACTGTAGCAAATGGGCCGGGCTGGGCTAGTGTTTTGTGGTCCGCGGCCCCAGCCTGACCTGACCCACCAAAAATGGGGGtggcccaccaaaatggccTGGCCTGCCTCCCTCGCGGGCCAAATTTGGCCCGGCCCACCCGTTTCGTGTGCCAAGCGGGAGGCGGCCCGGCCTGCCCATTTTCCAACTCTAGTTCCTGGGCTGTCATCAACATCTCTCCCAACTGATTCAACCAGATCAGAAAATGAAAACACTACTACAACTCAAACAGCAGTCACCACCAAGAACAGAAACAACACAAAACCTGGAATTGGCTgccaaaaataacaaagtaacTGCAACTTGAAATATCAGGATTCAACAGGAACCTGGGCACGCAAAAAGGGCTACTTTTGGTGAGTTGCAGCGTGGTTGGAGCAATGAAAAAAGTTTGTAGCAAAAAAGGTAAAGGACATCCAAATAAAACTTAGCGAGATACTACTGGACATAACATGGGATATAATGACCTTGCAGAAAATATGGCCTTACATAGAGATGATTTGAGAGCTAGACTTCATGTAACCAATCTAACCTACTGTCATTAAAACTTgtgatgacgatgatgatgattagGAGTAGGATATTTATAAAAGACTCTGAAAGTTTGGACATAAAAACTTTTGTTATTAAAAGGTTTGAagaagggatttttttttttggctaatgGTTAATCTAACTAATAAAACGTCAGTTAACATCATCGTAGTGAGTGTAGGGAAAGCTGAATCCACTGACCTACCACATCCAGGCAATTGCTGACTGGAAGGGAGGTCAGTGAAGGAGGGAAGGTCGATGAATGTAAAtctatgttattttatttctagtaaaaaaacACCTTTACATAATCTTGTTCATTTAAGTGAGGGACACAAAATTCTACCAGGGACAAATATTACCATAGTGCCCACAGAGCTTCTTGTTtcagaaaaaatttaaaagtaatatGATACATATAGAGAAGTTtctgaaatatattaaaaagtgTGAATCGTGTTTAACATGATGTGGCATGTTTTTCTAGATCTCTAGCAGTAATATCTTTTGGACTAGCTATTCCAGATGATGTCATCCTTGAGAAAGTAATCTATCCTTGTGTGAAAAAAGTGGGTATGCCAGATGGGATGGTTTGTATGTTTAGCTTTTAGAATTTGAAGTGGAGTTAAATGCTCCAGccattatattaaatttgtcaCGTTCAGCAGATAGTGGCATTTGAGATACAGCTGGAATTGATACCTTGTCTAATGTGGAAGGGAGGAATACTTAGCCTCTTATGGGCTTATGTTATTCATATGATATTTGGTGTCCTGTTGTGAATTTGGGAATTTAAAACCTGTGGCCTCTTTGAACAGAGGGCTGTTTGCCTGTTACCATACAGAATTACAGATTAAGCTTGGGTGACATTTTTACTGAACTTATCTTTTGATATCCGAAGAtcatggatttttatttttgtcaaataGGTAGAATTTTTGTCAAATGCCCTTGTAAACATTAATATTTAGAGTTTAAGCCGGAATGAGAATGTAAAGGTTTGTCAAACACCATAGCAAAAGTGTATGTCTAGAGTTTAAGCTTGGACAATAACATAATTTAGTTCAGATATATTCCttatgagaaaataaaatgattataaTTGAGCTCTGCCCACAACCAATGTAGAACTGAATTTATGTTTTGTTGGCCCAAAAAAGTTTGGAGTTGGACATTATTGAGAATCTGAGATACTTTGTTGCCAATGCATGTTCACTTTTctataaatgacataattttctCCAGGATCTTGGCCACACAAGAATTGTTGGTTTTTTAATGTCACTTTGctttaaaattgatattttgtttatcgTTAGTTGCATTATCTGAATTCTTTGCAATCATCAATTCTTGGTAGTTTTCTGTAGCTAACAATCTGTTGATGTTGATTATGAAATctctttttttgtcttttactgCTCCTTAAgacctttttattcttttttattttattctcacTATTTTACTGTTAATTTCCCTCGTAATTCATTTTAGCTCTGAGTGGTAACTTATTTAGAGATCCCCATGCAGAATGAGCTGGACTACAGTGGAGAAGAGCCATCAATGTCACCTAGAGCACAACCCCTAAACCAGCACTTACCGACCACAATGCATGTAACCAATTCAGGCTTCTTTGTCTCATCAGGCTCATCTGGTGCACCAAATGCTGGACCTGGCCTTCGGACAGAACACTGCGAACAGCAGAACAAGAATTCTGTTTTCTCAAATGCCCTCTCAAGTCCTATTCGCCGGAGCCTTCAGAACTATCATATTTCACAAGGAGGCTACTATCCAGCCGGTGTTCAGCCGGCAAATGGATTCAGGAACAGCGAGCCTAGCTTTGCACAGCAGAACAGGGATTCTGATTCCTTCAACTCCAACGATGCCTCAATGGACATGCATGCAGATAGTCCCAGTCACGAGTCTACTCCTTGAAGATTTTTGAGTATGGTCATTGGTCACAAGGTCAGCATGCTTATAGAAGTGTTGGGAGCTATTCAGTCCGTTGCTTTTGAGATTAGCACAGCTTTTACAACAAACGGCGGTTCAATGTCGACAAGGTTACTTCATACAAGAATAAACGAAAAATTACAGCATCTTGTTGAAGTGTGTCCATAGAAAGTCATCGAGTGATTCTCCTCGCAAGGCAGATTGCATTACGATGGCACCAAACCTATCAAATCTGACTCTCATTGTCACTCAGTTTCTCTGGGTCTCCTATGTTTTATAGTAAGTATTTCTTTCCTGTAAGTTACGCAAATATTTGGATTGTTATTTgcccccctttttcttttctcctccctttcTGTGATATGTGCCATCTGCGCTACAATTTTCACTGCAGATTTGTTACTTTTGTGCTTTATATGCGACCacaaaaaatagtattttgtttAAACTGATGGGTTTGCTCAAACAATCTGAGTTTTTATAATTAGAATATTCTAGTGTTTGCCAAGGAGGAAGCACATCTATGACTATGCCCGTTCTCTTGTGCGTGGATCTCTCTGTATTCACATTCACATGGTCGTGTTCTTCgtcttgttcttattttgaatGGAGGGTATGGGGTGAATGAAAGCTCTCGATTATAATCTGAAAGTGCATATTTGATTTTGTAGTTTGATCTTAGAGACCTTTGGAGATTTGAGAATTGAGCTGAACCAAATaaatagatgaaaatgaaaaaaattaattttccaaaCCGTAACTGTGTAACCGACCATACCTTCGATTTCCTTGGTACTTTTGCAGACTTTAGAATCATTTGGAATTTGGACATCATAACGATGAATTAGGTTTTCTGACAGATTTAttagtgtttaattttttgtgtttcgTTGAGAAGATGAAGATTGAATATGTTATTTGATAgttctgtaattttttaaaataataaaaacccTTGAAACTGGGGGAAGGAGGATGAAACAAGATAGTATGCTCCACCAAACCCTACATGCCAGACTAATCTACAAACGCGTTGAGCATTTGAAGGGGTAGATTTGTATTGACTTTGTCTTCTCTGTATCATAAACTTGTTTCTGTACAAAACTGCAAACAAAATTGCAATTATGCAACCCAATATCAGACAAGGTTGTTGGGGTCCAGTCCAGCCCTCCTGAGCCCCAtcttgaaatgaaatgaaaaatgcagCCCACCTACCTATCATGCCTACATGTTGGCTCCTTATGTGCCCTAGGGAAGCATGATgacctcttctttctttcttaattttgttgTCGACAGAGTtcgtaattataaaatttttaggtTAGGTAAATTTAATTACAAGACACAcaataattcacaaattattCGTGCATGTAAATCCATTCccaaaaagaattttaaaatttaattattataaataaataaaaactgtTATAATCTCTTTTTTTATCTTGTGGAATTTCAGGattatcaattcaaattcttGGACTCACATCCCCAGTTCCTATGCCTTGTTTTCTAGTTGGCAACATGCAATGTGGCTTGTTATGAGTGATGACCCACGACTTGTATTTTGCCAAAAACCCATGTCAAGCTCGCTTTGGATACTGCTTGTTCTGATCCAAAATCAGCATGTGAAGTTGGATCGACAATGTCAGCCTTCTTCCCCTCTCAATCATGCATCCAACATGTTCGGCTTTTATATTATACCTTCCAACAGCTGACACTTGCCTTTCCAAAGGTCGTACTGACCAAAAAAGCTTAGAACTATTTAATTTGGGGTACTGCTTGGGAACTCAATTGGTTTTAATTTACTTATTAaatgctaaaattaaatataatcaaTCAAATACTAATATTTAAGTGGGTTTAGGAAACCCAACAAATCTCTCAAACTTTGTCCCTTAATATGTGAAGTCTGTGTAACTTTGTAAGAGGGCGGGGCGCATCAAAAAGGTAATTTCTAAAGTGATTAGTTTAGTGATAAGAAAGTTCAAAAATATATCTTACTACTACAAGTTTAAAATTTGTGAGTTTGATTCTTAATAATCCAAGCTAATCCTTGGGTTGTTGGATCACTTAAGATCGATATTGTCAGTGAAATCCTAGTAGAATATAACAACATTTTGTGCCATATATAATATGCAAAGAAAATTCAAACTTcgtgatgaaaaagaaaaacaaaagattgGACCATAAAAAATGGGAATATTTGGTCATGGGTTTGTTTGGTGAATGACTCTGCATTCATtgtgaaggaaagaaagatgaCCATGATGTACTTTCCTCTTCTTTTGATAAAGTCTTCTTTTAGAATCTTCACATGTTCTCCATTAAGCAACAATATGTGGACCAATGCACTTTAATTTGGTCCATTTAAGAAAGGAAAATGCCAtcttttccataattttcttaaataatatgTTGGAATGATGTaacattcatatttttacaattATGATATGTTCTAATGGGTGGTTTAAGCAACAATATGTGGACCAATACACTTTAATTTGATGCATTTGAGAAAGGAAAATGCcatcctttatatatatatataataatgatgCAAAACATTAATGCTTTTTCATCATGATGTGttgtatttaaaatacataGTGATTAGTGAGTCACAttattttgcataaaatttGTATGATTTTGTTTATTCGCTAAGTACACatgacaagaaaaaaaaaaaaaaaaaaaatctttgcaTGTCTCTATCGATTCTCCTaccaaaaggaaaaagtttGTACTAGAGCTTTCAAATCATTGTATGGCCTAAACCTAAGGAAATTGGAAAGGAATGATGAATAAGAAGTTTATGAATAATCTAGAAGATTGATTtgtttgtgaaattgaataaaaggGTGTCTcataatgtttttattttgccataatcgtgtttatatataattctattttcatttttaaaaaaatgtatttcttttttataattcaaattgTGCCCTTAAATCACAAAAGAATAATCTTAGTGATCTTATTGCACTAACGCCAATGCCATCACAAATATGAGATGACATTTCTGTATAAATTCATCAAAGCAAATTTTGCGGCTCATTTGATTTAGGAACCCAAAAACAACTTTGAGAATCATAGACGAAATTAGTTATTCAACTCACTTGGGATTATTGTTCTTGCGTAGTTTTTCGTTGCTCATGTGCTCAATTTTGACAAATGAGATAAATTGTAGGTAGAGACTTTACCTCACTGCGCAGAATAAGAAATCAAATCTATGACTTATTAATGCAAATCTCAGTTTATCATGGTTCAACCACTTAATTAGTGCTCTAAAAACTAGTTACTCAACTCAATTAATCTATAATGaacttgcttttttttttaaaatagactACAAAGAAGAAGATGCCTCGCAACACAATTTTGTACCATAAAAGCAACATTTTGGTCAA from Diospyros lotus cultivar Yz01 chromosome 4, ASM1463336v1, whole genome shotgun sequence includes the following:
- the LOC127799637 gene encoding uncharacterized protein LOC127799637; translated protein: MGKKRKSVATSLDEVDRTMYSTFCSAANSLSQLYTQAMNQQKLTFQAGERHGLEKLYQWILRQEGGLRVNSVDILNYLQNELDYSGEEPSMSPRAQPLNQHLPTTMHVTNSGFFVSSGSSGAPNAGPGLRTEHCEQQNKNSVFSNALSSPIRRSLQNYHISQGGYYPAGVQPANGFRNSEPSFAQQNRDSDSFNSNDASMDMHADSPSHESTP